The segment AACCTGGCGCTCTTCTGCATGGCCGCACTGCTGGTACTCGCCTACCTGGTGGGCGGCGTGGTCCGTTTCAACATACGCTACTTCGAACCCGTGGAGGCCGACGGCCACGGGCCGGCCCAGTCGATAGCCTTCACATCACGCCTGGTGCTGGCGGGCGCCTATCTCATCTCGGTGAGCTACTACCTGCAGCTGCTCGCCGCGTTCGTGCTCTCCGCCCTGGGAAAAAATGACCAGCTGATCGCCCACGCGATCACCAGCACACTGCTGGTGACCATAGGCCTGATCGGCGCGTGGCGCGGACTGGCCCTGCTCGAAAAGGTCGAGAAGTACGCCATCGGACTTAACCTCGGCATTATCGGCGCGCTGATCGCCTCGTTGATCGTGTACAACTCCGGGCTGCTGGTAACAGGCGAATGGACGCTGGCGCCGGTTTCGTCGGTCATCGACTTCGCCGACTTCAGGGTGCTGCTGGGTCTGCTGATCGTCGTGCAGGGATTCGAAACATCGCGCTACCTGGGTGCCGGACATTCTGCCGAACAGAGGATCAGGACCATGCGTCGCGCGCAGCTGATTTCATCCGCGATCTACCTGACCTTCATCGGCCTGGTCACCGTGCTGTTCCACGACGGCCTGGGCGCCGACGTGACCGCCATCATAGGCATGACGAGGCCGGTGGCCGTCATCCTGCCGCTTTTGTTGGCAGTGGCCGCCATCGGTAGCCAGTTCAGCGCGGCGGTGGCCGACAACGCCGGCGCCGGTGGACTCATCGAAGACATAACCCGCCACCGGCTGCCCATGCGCTACGCGTACCTGCTCATACTTGTGGTCACCCTGGCGATCACGTGGGAAACGGATGTGAACCAGATCATCGCCTACGCCTCGCGGGCCTTTGCCCTGTACTACTTCCTGCAAGGCGTCGTGGCGGTGGTGATGGCTTACAAGTTACGGGAGCTTCCCCACCGCGGCGCGCGGATGGCGGGCTACCTCGCGGTGTCGCTGGCCTGCCTGCTGGTCTTCGTACTCGGCCTGCCCGCCGAATAGTACCGACCGCTCACCGAAGCCCGGAGCCGGTTAAGGCAGCGCTTCCCGCCCCGCGCACCAGCTGCGAACCCGTACCACGGAGATCCTCAAGAGCTGGGGCTCGGCTCGGAAGAGCGGTACCTCGTCGTACTGGGGGTACTTGGCCCGCAGGCCCTCGGCTACCTCCCCTATCTCGGGATCGCTCTGCGGGTGCCTTCCCTCTACCACCGCGGCACGACCATCCACCCGTAGCCACCACAGGCGACTCCAGTCTGCGTCGTAGTCATCGAGCAGAACGGCCACGGCCGGGTTCTTCCGAACATTGCGGACCCTGACAAGCTCACCGCCACTCTTGGGTTTGCCGTCGATGGGGGTCCATAAATCACCGCCGTGGCGGACGAACACGACGGGCACAAGGTGCGGGCTACCCGAGGGTCCGAGTGTGGCCAGGCGCGCAACCGGGTGGCGCTCCAGCAGTGATTCACAGATATCGACCGGTAGTTCCACGTCATTTCTCCCGCAGTCTGGACAAGGCCCGAACCTAGCACGACAATGGCCCCATGGCCCAGCCCGGTAGGGCCGAACAGGAGGAATCATGGCGCGTATCAACGTTCCCGAAGGTGACGGCGAAGAGATCCCGAGACTGTTTTCCCTCAACCCCGATATGTTCGGGGCCGTAGCTACCTTCTCAACAGCGGTCTACGACAAAACCAGGCTACCCGTCCGCGTGCGGGAATTTGCGCGCATGCGGGTGGCTCAGATCAATGACTGCGGGGTTTGACTGGCCACGAGAGCCTCATCGTTGGTGGGGCAGGAAGACGTAGAGGGCCTGTACTGCTCGGTGCACGAGTACGCCGGCAACTCCGACTACAGCGAGCAGGAGAAGCTGGCGATAGAGTACGCCGAACGCTTCTGCCTGCAGCACGACACCCTGGACGAGGAGTTTTTTGAACGCCTGCGCGCGCAGTTCAGCGAGGCCGAGATCGTGGACCTGGCGGTCTGCTGCTCGATGTTCGTAGGCCTGGGCCGAATGCTGGCGGTGTTCGGTGTCGAGCAGGAAGAACCTATGCGACTGTAAGCCGGAAAACGGTTCGTATCGCTGCGCTGCCGCCTCAACGCGCAGCTTCCTCGATCGCGGCTCCCTCGACAACAGTGCCGCGAAAGAAATCCGTGTTGTTAGCGGTATACAGCGCGGTGGCATTGGCGAAGGTAAAGTCGCGAAAATCCTTTTCGTCGAGCAACCCTTCTTCCACCAGTTCCCAGGCTTCGGCGAGCACCTCGTTGTTGTCGGGCACGTCCCAGTGGCCGATGTCGGAACTGAACACCGCGTTGAGTCGCAGGCCGCCCGGGTTTCGACGACCGTCGAAGGCCGTGAGGGTACCGCGGTCGTCTGCCTCGCAGCCGAAGAAAAAATTACGCCTGAAGACTTCCACTATGTCCTCGACGCTGTCGATACCCGAGCGTGCAAACTCGTCGAGAAGACTGTCGTCGTCGCCGGGCTCGGATAACGGCCACAGGGCATCGTCGAGATCATCCAGGCGCGCGTTGAAACGCTCGTTGCCGTAGCGGGCAAACAACGAACGCAGCTGGTCCCGGTCTACGCGCCGGTGGTCATAGCGCTCCACGACCCCGGCCCTGCGCTTGTCCCAGTGGCTGATGATGTCGCTGAACAACGTCGCCGCCCACGCCACGCCACCCTCGAGGAAAGCGAAACGAATATCCGGGTTTCGTCGTGCAACTCCGTCGAGAAACAGCCCCCGGCACGCGGCCTCGCCACCCGCCGCGAAATTACCGAGGTGGTTGTACACGTAACTCGATGGCGACATCCGGCTACCCCAGCCCATCCCGCTGGAGTGAAAGGTTGGCGAGACGCCGAGCTCCACGCAACGCTGCCACACCGGTTCGTAATCGTAAGGGCTGTCGAAACCAAAGGTATCGAGCCACTGCATTGGGCGCGGGGTATCACCGGCGGTCTCGACGTCCCGCGCCACGAACCCGGCCATGAGCACGGTCTTCATGCCGAGTTCCAACACTGCGTGGTCGAGTTCTGCCAGTGCTTCATCGGGCGTGTGCATGGGAATAGTAGCCACCGGGGTGAGACGGTCACTATACTCTCCGTAGGAATCGACGAAGTAGCGGTTGAGAGCATGGGCGCTCGCCCGGCGGATCTCCTCGTCGGGGATACCGAAGATGATCAGGCCGAAGGTGGGGTACACGACTGCGAAGTCAATGCCAATCTCATCGAGCCGAGCGTGCAGCAATCCCGGCAGCATCGCCGTGGCACGATCGAGGGTGTTGTCCGCCGGGAAGGCCCACCACGGCGGGCGTATGACCCCGAACGAGCGTCGCTCGGCCACAGTCGCCCGGGCCATGCCGCGGCTCATCTCGACGGTCCCGCGTAAACCATTCTCCACGCGTTCACCGCCCGCCTCGCGAAGATAGTCATAGACTAATGGAAGGTACTCCAGGCAGTGGCCGTCGGCATCTATAATCGGATGGTCGATACGTCGACGAATGCGATCGGCACTGGGGCTGGGGGATATCGTCACGGCGGCTGCCCGGCCTCGCGGGGCAGCGGGCGCGGCCAACCTAGCGACCTGCCGTCACAGAGGAAAGGCGCATGCTCGATCAGCCCCGTACGGCCAGCCCGCGCAATCCACGCATCAGCCGGTACATGTCGGGAAAGTCCTTTATTCCCCGCCCCGTGAAGGCCCCACCCATGTTTGCGATGATGAAATGCCTGCAGCCAGCCTGCGCCAGGGGCGCGGCCTCGTCGAGAATTTCCCGCGGAGAGCCCATGTAGAACAGGTAGTCGAGCATATCGGGCGTGAGGGCCGCCAGGGCCGCGTCGACGTGTTCCTCGGTCACACGCGAGGGAACGATCTCAAGAAAACCGCCAGAGTTGGGGCCCAGGGGATGCTCAGCGCCCTGCTCCTTCCACATTTCCGGCGGCAGCCCCAGCGCCATGTAAGCGCAGTACTTGTTGCCCAGCGCGAGGTCGATCACCTGTTGGCGGCTATCGCCGAAAGCGCACAGCAGTGTCTGGGTTGCAACGAATCCCTCCATCCCGCGGCCGGCCTCGGCGGCCGCTTCACGGATGACATCGAGCCGTGCACCGTATTCCTGGCCCGGGACCTTCTGTCCGGGCAGCCACCCGTCGCCATAACGGCCACACAACTTGAGCATGCGGGGAAAATGCGCGCCGAGAAAAACTCGCGGCGGTTTCTTTTTATACAACGGCAGGTCAAACACCGCGTCCCGCAGGTGCCAGAACTTGCCCTCGAACTGAACAGGTCGTCCCTCGCTGCCCCACAACAGGCCGATCAACTCGAGAGCTTCTTCCAAGCGAGCCACGCGGCGGCCGCAGTCAAGCCCGTAGGGCTCGGTATTTTCTCGCAGGCCGTTGCCTATTCCCAGGATCGCCCGACCGCTCGATAAATGGTCGAGGGTCACGAAGGTTTGCGCCAGCGACATGGGATGACGCCGGATCGGCTCGGTGACCGACGTCCCGATCAACAACTTGCGGTACTTCAGAGCGACGTACGTGAGCACGGGTACCGGGTCGAAAAGCGCGTCCATCGAGTGGATGACGCGGGCCGCCGGCACGTTTTCAGGCGTCCACATCCACTTGGGCGCGAATCCCATGAAATGATCGGGCAACCATATGGCCTCGGCACCCATCCATCTCGCCAGGCGGATCCCCGTCTTCGAGATGACCAGCGGGTGCAGGCACCCATCCTGGTAACCTACCGTGACCCTGCCGGTATTATCAGCCATCCAGGCTTTCCCCCTTTTTATCTCGCGCCTTCGCGGAGGCCGAGACCGTTCAGTCACCCAGCAACAGCTCGCTGTTACCCACCAGGAACTTCTCCATGATCTCATCGTCGTGCCCCGACAACGTAGAGGTCATTTTCTGCAGGGGCGCACGACCGCCTTCTGGATGGGGGAAGTCGGTCGAGAAACAATACACCTCCTCCAGTCCAAAATGGTCGATCATCCCGCCAACATCCTCGTGGACAAACGGTGTCGCACGAAAGTTACGACGCAAATACTCGGAGGGCAGCATCGAACAGACCTCTCGTGAACGGCCAGCGACGCCGGTATGAAAAAGAGCGTCCATGCGCTGGGCGAGCGGACCCACCCAACCGGCACCCTGCTCAATTGATCCAAAGCGCAGGTCGGGATGACGTTCGAACACCGCGCCCAGAGTGATCGCTGCCAGGAAATTTTCCGGTGCCTGGTGAACGGTGGCAAGCGAGTGAGGGTTGACGATCTCGCCCGCCCCGGCACCCCCGGCCTTCAGGGTTTCGGTCTGGTCCCAGGCCGAGTGCCGGCGGTACTCCAGGTGTCCACCTATGTGCAGCAAGGCGCTGGCCCCAGCCGCGGCCAGTGTCGACCACAGTGGATCCATCTCCGGGGCCGCGGGAGAAACCCCTCCCGGCGGAACACCGTCGGGCAGGAGGAAAGCCCGCACGCCGGCGTCCAGGGCGCGCTGGAGTTCCGCCAGGGCGTTCCCTAGATCACGGATGTTAAGCAGCCCCACCACTCGCAGTCGTCCCCCTGATTCGCGCCCCCAGCTCGCGCACAGGTCGTTGTAGTCACGCACGACCTGTAGTGCCTCTTCGCCTTTTCCCCAGGCCGGCAAGCAGACCATCACCTGGGGAAACACCAGTTGGCGTGCGATACCCATACGATCGAGAACCTTGAGTCGCCCGTCAACGGATCCGGCCCCCGGGGCTGTAGGACCCTTTACGTTCCAGACAGTATCGTCGGTGGCCTCGACCTCACCGTCCTCGGGATCGAGTATGCGCGCCAACTCGGTACCAGACGCGAAGGAATTGAACCGCTCGTAGATCAGCTCGCCGCTGCGACCAAGCAGCTCAGGATAACGCCTCATCGAAACCTGCAGGTGCGAATCGGCGTCGTTGATACGCCCCCGCCAACGCGAGAGATCGATTGCCTCGGCCATAGCGCAGACTACCCCCTGGTCAATCGACAGGCAACGGCCAACGCGACCACGAGGCCTCGCGCGGCGGCTGCACAGACACGCCCCGGTGACCCGCGGGTGGGAGACGTTAGTTCAGGTAGCCGAGCGCCTTGAGGCGCTCCACCGACGCGGGGTCGAGGTCGGTCTTGTCGCCGGCCTTGAAAAATGGTGGTCACACCTGGACTCGAACCAGGGACTTCCTGCATGTGAGGCAGGCGCTCTAACCGGACTGAGCTATGCGACCAACGGCAGCACGACTAACCGCTGCAGGCTCGCAAGTCCAGTTGAGCGCGGCCCCGGAGCGCCGGTACGGGTGGCCACTGGGCGACTGCGCCCGGGCTCAGGGTCAGCCCCCGCCGCGGGCGGGGTAGGCAAAATCAACCGCTGGAGCATCGCCCGCTGGAGAATCGCCCGCCTGCAGCTGGGCCGCGCGTTCGAGCCGGCCCAGGCGCGGATGCACCGCTGCCAGCGTGTAATCGCCGGGCACAAGGCCGCTGATACTGTAACGGCCCTGCTCGTCGGTGACGGCAAAGTAAGGGTGTTCGAGCACACCCACGTAGGCTTCCATCCAGGGGTGCACGTCACACTTGACCCGCACCAACACCTCGGGCTTGGAAAAGCGGCGGCGCGTGGTCATGCCCTTGCGCGGCATTCCAAGATTAAAACTGCGCGAACTTTCGGGCATCGCGTGGACGTTGTGCAGCGTGGAGTCGCTGTTGCGAAACTCTATTTCCTGCCCCACTCGCACGCCCACCACCCGGGGCTCGTACATGCAGCCGCGCTGGTCGAGTACCACCGGCTCGTCGGGGACGGCACGGGAGCCGGGCGCGACTCCAGCCGACAGGTAGACAAAAACCCCGGCGAGGCCGCCCTGCCCGCCGGTGACGATGGACTGGCTGAAGGCCCCGGCCTCGTTGGCCTTAACGCAGTACGGGTCGGCAGACATTCTCAACTGCTTTCTGGCGGGCACGTCGCCCAGCAACTTGACTGTCCCGCTCACGGTTTCTGTGCCCGTTGCCGGCTCGGCCAGCGCGCTGGTATCGGCGCTTTCGCCCGGGGCCGGCGTAGCGGCAGCAGGCCGAGCGCTGTCGTTGCCGCCGTCGTTGCCGCCACAACCGGTCGCCAGCAGTCCCGCCGCCAACATTACACCGGCGAGCAGAACCGCCGACCCGGGTAAACGGGTATCAGTTGAAGTTACGTGTGAGATAAACCCCATCATCCATCCCGTCAAAGTAGTAATCCAGTCCGGGATTCTCGACGGCAATGCCCAGCCCGTCGCGCTGGAGATTGCGCTCGGCCACGTAGGTGCTGTCTTCCGAACCGTCCACGAGCACCTGGTACCAGGGCTGGTCGCGTGGCGGCATAGACTTGGCCACCTCGCGGTACCATTCATCACTGCCTTCGAACTCGGCGTCGACATCAACCACGACACCGCGGTAGCCGAACAACCGATGCTCGACAAGTTGCCCGACGTGGAACTTGGCTTGGGTTCTCAACGCTCCCATTTTCTCGACCTCTTCTTTGCTCCTGTTGATCTGCGACCAGTGCTGCGGATTAAAATGCGGGGGCCGACGACACACAAACAGCCCTGTGTGAAGAATTGAAATCCCTCGCCTTGCTTCCAGTAACAGTCGACGAAGCAAGTGCTGGTTTTAGTCACCCGGGCTTACGCGCTCTCCTTCTTTTAAGGGGCGGGAGACAGGCGAAAAAAATCGCGTGCCTCCATCGGCAAACGGCAGGGGCGGCCCCGGCCCGCGCGATAGTCCCAGGCCAGATAGCTCAATGTCCGGACCGAATGTCGCACTTTACCGCAACATTCGGCGTGAATTGTTTCAAATTGTGGCGTTTTCAGGAGGGAGCATGACCGCTCAGAAGCAAGCCAAGGCTGCCGGCACTGCTGCGTATGCCAAGATAAAATGGCCCGAACTCGGCGTAGAGAGCGCTGGCAGGGTCAAAGCGCATTTCGTGGACGAGCTTTTTGAACACCAGCATGTCGTCGGAATGCAGGCTCACGCCCCACTCCCAGTCATCCAGTCCGATCGACCCGCCTATGACCTGGGTGACCACCTCGTGGTACTTGTGGCCCACGCTGCCGTGGCCGCGCATCATGTCGCGGCGCTCGGCCGCCGACAAGGTATACCAATTTACGGTCTCGCCGCGTTTCTTGTCCATGGGGTAGAAGCTGATGTACTTTTGCGGCGGCACGTCGCGGTAGAGGCGTTCTTTCATCTTCTCGCGCTGCTCATCCACCGCCTCGGTCCAGGCTTCGTCGAACCCCTCGTCACCGCGGTTAAGCCCGCGGTCGGACAGACGCTTGGCGGCGATACCCATTACCTCGTTGAGGCTGACCTCGATGAGCGACACGTAAGAGTAAGTGGGTTGCAGAAAACCGTAGAGAGCCGTCTGGCGCAGGGCCAGTTCGACGGCGTTGAGCGCCTCGGGCGATTCGCGGTAGTGCACGAACATGAGGTCGCCCTTCTGCGACAACACGCTGTACATGGCCGTGTCGCCGCGACGCACCGACGAGGCAGATTCGAGCCACGCCCGGGCTTCATCGAGAACGCTGCGCCGCTCGTCATCGCCGAGCAGGAGCCAGGCCGTCCAGTCCACGCTCCACACGTCGTGCAGCGTGTACCAACCCTCCAGTGTCTGCGGAACGTCCACGCAGGTATTTGACAGGGTTCAGGCGGGCGAGTCCAGAGCGGCGGGCCGGCAGGGCCCAGGCGCAGCAGCCGTTTTATTTGCCCCCACGGCAATGAAACACTTACCCCTGTCGGAGACCCAGTATGACCAGGAAAACATTTTTCAGGCTCGTGGCCGTTTCGGTCGTGCTCGCGGTGGCCTTCGGGGTCTCCAGCTTTCGCGAGGCAATGGACGAGGCTCGGGGCCTGCGCGACCTGCGCATCGAAGACGCGCGGCAGGAATGCAAGGACAGGGTGCGGGTTGCGCGCGCGCTGCTTGAGCGTGGCACTGCCAAGGCTACCAGCGGTGGCGACCCCTGCGCCGCTGCCGAAATGCTCGCGTCAGCCCATCAGCAGGCCGAGCTGGCCACAGTGATCTGCCGGCCGGTGACCAGCGGCGAGACCATGCTCACCGGCCCCGCGGCCAGGGACAACCTGGCCCGACTGCAGCGCGACTATTCGGCCGCCTGCAAGGCGATCGGGGCCTCGTCGGCTACAGCACCTGGCTCGCTGCCGACCGAAAAATAAAACGTCGTCCCCTCGCCTTCGGTGGTCTCGCAGCGAATCTGCCCCCCGTGCCGCTCTATGATCTTGCGAACGTGGGCCAGCCCTATGCCTTCGCCCGGGGCGCTGTCGGCGTGAAAACGTCGGAAAGGTTGAAACACCTTGGCGGCCTGAGCAGGAGTCATCCCCACGCCGGTGTCGCGCACGAAATACTCGCGGCCATTATCGCCTTCGACGCAGCCCACCACGACAGAGCGTTCGGGCCCGTCGCCGATGTACTTGGCCGCGTTGTCGACGAGGTTGCTGAGCACGGCTTCCATCTGCACGCGGTCGGCAACCAACGGGGGAAGCGCCTCTACCGTGACCGTCACCTCGTCCTGCGAAAGCGCATAGCCGAATGACCGGACCACGCCGTCGACCAGATCGTTCATGTCGAGATCTTCGCAGTTGTAGGGCGCTCTCGCCGAACGCGAAAACTCGAGCAGGCGCTTTACCATCCGGTTGAGTTTTTCAACGCTGCGTATTGCGTCGCGTATCGGGTCGGCCACCATGGTCTCCATTCCGGGAGCGTTGTTGTAACCGTCCTGGCTGAGGCGGGTAGAGAGATCGGAAAGCTCGTCGAGGGCCACGTGCATGAATCCGTATATCGAATGCATGGGCGACCTGAGGTCATGCGCTACCACGTGCGTCATCTCTTCCATGTCGCGGGCCTGCAGGGCCAACATGTCGTTTTCGACCTGCAGCCTCATGGCCTCGCGCTCGCGGCCGAGGATGTGCGCGTTCTCAACAGCCACACCCAGTATCTGCGCAGCCGCGGCGAGCACCTTGAAATCCTCCGAGGTCAGCAGATCCGGATCGTCCGCGGGCACCAACAGGTACCCGTAACAGCCCTGGCCGGTATCCAGCGAAGCAACCGCGAGAGGGCCGCTGCGCCTCAACGTAGTAGAAAGCTGCTCGTAAAGTTCACTGTCCTCGCAACCTGCCTGCAGCAGCTTAACGTCCTCGTCGAGAGCCTCTGTGGCTGGAGGCTGTACCTCGATACCGGCCACGTGGCTCCCGTCCGCCGGGTTGCCGTCGAAGTCACCGAGCAAGCGCCAGCCCTCGCCGCCGGGAAACTTGAGCATGCCCCAGCCCCGCCTGAAAGACGTAGAGTGCTCGATCACGTCGAGCACCTTGTCCAGGGCAACCGCCGGGTCAAAGGAGAGATGGGTAGTCTCGGCCATGCGCAAAAACGCGTTGGTCTGTCTCCACAGCCGTGCCGTGGCGTCGGCCATGTCTCGCACCGTGGACTGCTGCTTAATCTCGCGCGAGGCAAGTGCCAGCAGCAGGCCCGCTCCGCTGGCGGCATCGTTTCCCGTGGCGCAAGCGAGCAAGCGACCCACCGGCCCGTCATCTTCAAGCTCACGACAGCAACGCCCCGAGTCGGGCTCGGGCCGCGAGCCAGCCATCACTTCGCCCGTCGAATTCTCAATCCAGAACGCGGCTCCCTCGTTGGCCGCCGCCAACTCCCCGCACAACTCGTCGAAAGCCTGCCAGCGCAATCTGTACTTCATGGTTTCACCCACAGGCCGTCCCTCAACACGCGTCGGTTGAGTATGCGTCCACTCGAATGGTGAACCGCGACGCCAGAATCGTAGTCGTCGTCGCCTGGATAGAGTATCGCCACGGAATCTTCACCCAGCGAGATCTTGGGTTTGACCTCCACCACGTCCAGCGCGACGGCAGCCTCAAGCGCCTCGGAAACGGTATCGTGAAGGGCCACGCGATCGAGCGCACAAAGCGTGGGCGGCGCGAGTTTTATTTTCCTGTGCAGGTAGAGGTCCAGGGCCTGTTCGGGCTCGTACCAGTCCCCTTCGACCGACTCGACCCTGTCGTGGTGGGCTTCCTGCCCCGCCGGCATAGCCGCGAGAAAAAACCTGGTGTCGTAGCGCTTGGGTGAGGGCTCGGGGGTGATCCAGTGGGCAAAGTAGTGCAGCGCGTCGGCCGCTATCTTGAGGCCTTCGCCTACGAGCAGCTCCATGAACTCCACCTGGCCGCCAGCGAGTTCAGCCCTGCGAGTTCCGAGCCGCTCCACGAGCTCGGCGTCACGCACCCCTCCGAGCATGCTTCCCGATGAGTCGCAGGCCAGCAGAACGCCGGCCTCTTCAAACAATTCACGAACAGCGGCCACGTGGTAGCCCAGCGTGCGGTCCGCGTCGAGTTGCTCCATGCTCTGCGAAGAACGCTCGCCGTCGTATCCGCTCAGCGCGTCTTTCCAGCCGATCACGGAGTCATCTTCGTCGACAACGCCACCGGGAAAAACGTTAAACCCACCCATAAAGCCAAGCGCGGAGTTACGC is part of the Candidatus Binatota bacterium genome and harbors:
- a CDS encoding TIGR03668 family PPOX class F420-dependent oxidoreductase; this translates as MIPPVRPYRAGPWGHCRARFGPCPDCGRNDVELPVDICESLLERHPVARLATLGPSGSPHLVPVVFVRHGGDLWTPIDGKPKSGGELVRVRNVRKNPAVAVLLDDYDADWSRLWWLRVDGRAAVVEGRHPQSDPEIGEVAEGLRAKYPQYDEVPLFRAEPQLLRISVVRVRSWCAGREALP
- a CDS encoding carboxymuconolactone decarboxylase family protein; translated protein: MARINVPEGDGEEIPRLFSLNPDMFGAVATFSTAVYDKTRLPVRVREFARMRVAQINDCGV
- a CDS encoding amidohydrolase, producing the protein MTISPSPSADRIRRRIDHPIIDADGHCLEYLPLVYDYLREAGGERVENGLRGTVEMSRGMARATVAERRSFGVIRPPWWAFPADNTLDRATAMLPGLLHARLDEIGIDFAVVYPTFGLIIFGIPDEEIRRASAHALNRYFVDSYGEYSDRLTPVATIPMHTPDEALAELDHAVLELGMKTVLMAGFVARDVETAGDTPRPMQWLDTFGFDSPYDYEPVWQRCVELGVSPTFHSSGMGWGSRMSPSSYVYNHLGNFAAGGEAACRGLFLDGVARRNPDIRFAFLEGGVAWAATLFSDIISHWDKRRAGVVERYDHRRVDRDQLRSLFARYGNERFNARLDDLDDALWPLSEPGDDDSLLDEFARSGIDSVEDIVEVFRRNFFFGCEADDRGTLTAFDGRRNPGGLRLNAVFSSDIGHWDVPDNNEVLAEAWELVEEGLLDEKDFRDFTFANATALYTANNTDFFRGTVVEGAAIEEAAR
- a CDS encoding LLM class flavin-dependent oxidoreductase — its product is MRSWRSSWWVTASCCWVTERSRPPRRREIKRGKAWMADNTGRVTVGYQDGCLHPLVISKTGIRLARWMGAEAIWLPDHFMGFAPKWMWTPENVPAARVIHSMDALFDPVPVLTYVALKYRKLLIGTSVTEPIRRHPMSLAQTFVTLDHLSSGRAILGIGNGLRENTEPYGLDCGRRVARLEEALELIGLLWGSEGRPVQFEGKFWHLRDAVFDLPLYKKKPPRVFLGAHFPRMLKLCGRYGDGWLPGQKVPGQEYGARLDVIREAAAEAGRGMEGFVATQTLLCAFGDSRQQVIDLALGNKYCAYMALGLPPEMWKEQGAEHPLGPNSGGFLEIVPSRVTEEHVDAALAALTPDMLDYLFYMGSPREILDEAAPLAQAGCRHFIIANMGGAFTGRGIKDFPDMYRLMRGLRGLAVRG
- the hspQ gene encoding heat shock protein HspQ — protein: MRTQAKFHVGQLVEHRLFGYRGVVVDVDAEFEGSDEWYREVAKSMPPRDQPWYQVLVDGSEDSTYVAERNLQRDGLGIAVENPGLDYYFDGMDDGVYLTRNFN
- a CDS encoding heme-dependent peroxidase, whose product is MSNTCVDVPQTLEGWYTLHDVWSVDWTAWLLLGDDERRSVLDEARAWLESASSVRRGDTAMYSVLSQKGDLMFVHYRESPEALNAVELALRQTALYGFLQPTYSYVSLIEVSLNEVMGIAAKRLSDRGLNRGDEGFDEAWTEAVDEQREKMKERLYRDVPPQKYISFYPMDKKRGETVNWYTLSAAERRDMMRGHGSVGHKYHEVVTQVIGGSIGLDDWEWGVSLHSDDMLVFKKLVHEMRFDPASALYAEFGPFYLGIRSSAGSLGLLLSGHAPS
- a CDS encoding HAMP domain-containing histidine kinase, whose product is MKYRLRWQAFDELCGELAAANEGAAFWIENSTGEVMAGSRPEPDSGRCCRELEDDGPVGRLLACATGNDAASGAGLLLALASREIKQQSTVRDMADATARLWRQTNAFLRMAETTHLSFDPAVALDKVLDVIEHSTSFRRGWGMLKFPGGEGWRLLGDFDGNPADGSHVAGIEVQPPATEALDEDVKLLQAGCEDSELYEQLSTTLRRSGPLAVASLDTGQGCYGYLLVPADDPDLLTSEDFKVLAAAAQILGVAVENAHILGREREAMRLQVENDMLALQARDMEEMTHVVAHDLRSPMHSIYGFMHVALDELSDLSTRLSQDGYNNAPGMETMVADPIRDAIRSVEKLNRMVKRLLEFSRSARAPYNCEDLDMNDLVDGVVRSFGYALSQDEVTVTVEALPPLVADRVQMEAVLSNLVDNAAKYIGDGPERSVVVGCVEGDNGREYFVRDTGVGMTPAQAAKVFQPFRRFHADSAPGEGIGLAHVRKIIERHGGQIRCETTEGEGTTFYFSVGSEPGAVADEAPIALQAAE
- a CDS encoding NUDIX hydrolase, whose amino-acid sequence is MATNLRDAATVLPLRDMDGSLEVFMVKRNSALGFMGGFNVFPGGVVDEDDSVIGWKDALSGYDGERSSQSMEQLDADRTLGYHVAAVRELFEEAGVLLACDSSGSMLGGVRDAELVERLGTRRAELAGGQVEFMELLVGEGLKIAADALHYFAHWITPEPSPKRYDTRFFLAAMPAGQEAHHDRVESVEGDWYEPEQALDLYLHRKIKLAPPTLCALDRVALHDTVSEALEAAVALDVVEVKPKISLGEDSVAILYPGDDDYDSGVAVHHSSGRILNRRVLRDGLWVKP